The following are encoded together in the Daucus carota subsp. sativus chromosome 5, DH1 v3.0, whole genome shotgun sequence genome:
- the LOC108221778 gene encoding probable LRR receptor-like serine/threonine-protein kinase At1g07550: MAKAGWMIFTFLALQLLSFSSQDASKWLSIDCGNDQISFQNLLLWDTDSDYIQVGSNKRVREEASKDEFNTLRAFPNNTRNNCYTLPTEKQKLRYIIRVGFYYGNYDGLSKPPTFNLFINDRIWTTVNTSINNGEPFYEEIIHQDQESGFFKICFVQILDGGIPFISSIETVVIYDLYPEMDTNATYNLVTRINLGGQEVRYGIGSGEIYNRIWSKKAMPYASVSGFTGSFPSPDNYPPVSVLTDAIMFNASDPMTLTIDLPQSTPQSAYIVLYITNLGDLFNPNTSATVKIKIDNQDQGTVEALHFGETTVITKYPVMVSGPSVNITLSPADKASLPPMISAMEVFTKWPTHKSAAAPKHFSSAHSLIILFMLLLVA, from the exons ATGGCGAAAGCTGGATGGATGATTTTTACTTTCTTAGCCTTACAGTTGCTTTCATTTTCTTCCCAAG ATGCCTCGAAGTGGCTGAGTATTGATTGTGGCAACGACCAAATAAGCTTTCAAAACCTGCTCTTGTGGGACACCGATTCTGATTACATTCAAGTAGGATCAAATAAACGAGTTCGTGAAGAAGCAAGCAAGGATGAATTTAACACCCTTCGCGCTTTCCCCAACAATACTAGAAATAATTGTTACACTTTGCCTACTGAGAAACAAAAGCTCCGGTACATAATCAGGGTGGGATTCTACTATGGTAACTACGATGGTCTCTCTAAACCGCCAACATTCAATCTCTTCATCAACGACAGAATTTGGACAACTGTTAACACGTCAATAAACAATGGTGAGCCATTTTACGAAGAAATCATACATCAAGACCAAGAGTCAGGGTTCTTCAAAATTTGCTTTGTACAAATTTTAGATGGTGGAATTCCATTTATCAGTTCAATTGAAACCGTGgttatatatgatttatatcCAGAGATGGATACTAATGCAACATATAATCTTGTCACTAGGATCAACCTTGGTGGCCAAGAAGTCAG GTATGGCATAGGGTCAGGGGAGATATACAACCGGATATGGAGCAAAAAAGCTATGCCTTATGCCAGCGTTTCTGGTTTCACAGGTTCTTTTCCCTCACCCGATAATTACCCTCCTGTTTCTGTGTTGACAGATGCCATTATGTTCAATGCATCTGATCCGATGACTCTGACCATTGATCTTCCACAATCAACCCCGCAATCAGCTTACATTGTTTTGTACATAACAAACCTGGGCGACCTTTTCAATCCTAACACATCCGCAACagtcaaaattaaaattgacaATCAGGATCAAGGGACGGTTGAAGCATTACATTTTGGTGAAACCACAGTGATAACTAAGTACCCTGTGATGGTATCGGGCCCAAGTGTTAATATAACATTGTCACCTGCTGATAAGGCGAGCTTGCCTCCAATGATCTCTGCAATGGAGGTGTTCACAAAATGGCCTACACATAAATCTGCAGCAGCACCGAAGCATTTCTCCTCTGCACATTCACTAATAATTCTTTTCATGCTTCTATTGGTGGCATAA
- the LOC108219869 gene encoding protein MAEA homolog: protein MEIDALPNGNSPAATTTPLPATTPAGAVPVSRAGQLSESLKLEHQFLRVPFEHYKKTIRANHRVVEKEMSSVISGVSQAADGDLSRDDAVSQLNSLVSRLQGLKRKLEEGNLAEHLQEHRCRARIDHLESVDLENVAEWNNMRVKRILVDYMLRMSYYETATKLAQNSNIEDLVDIEVFQEAKKVIDALRNKEVAPALAWCAENKSRLKRSKSKFEFQLRLQEFIELVRDGNNMRAITYTRKYLAPWGATHLKELQRVFATLAFRSNTECLQYKALFEPKQWDFLMDQFKQEFCRIYGMTLEPLLNIYLQAGLSALKTPFCYEDDCPKEDPLSQEGFRKLASPLPFSKQHHSKLVCYITKEIMDTENPPLVLPNGYVYSTKALEEMASKNNGSITCPRTGEVCDYSQVVKAFIS, encoded by the exons atgGAAATCGACGCGCTTCCCAACGGCAACTCCCCGGCCGCCACAACAACTCCGTTGCCGGCGACAACTCCCGCCGGTGCAGTTCCGGTTTCCAGAGCCGGTCAATTATCCGAATCTTTAAAACTAGAGCATCAGTTCCTCAGAGTCCCGTTCGAACACTACAAAAAGACGATCCGAGCGAATCATCGCGTCGTCGAGAAGGAAATGTCGTCGGTCATATCCGGCGTTTCGCAGGCTGCAGACGGCGATTTGTCGCGAGACGACGCCGTTTCCCAACTCAATTCACTCGTATCTAGATTACAAGGCCTCAAAAGAAAG TTGGAAGAGGGGAATTTAGCAGAACACTTGCAAGAACATAGATGCAGGGCAAGAATTGACCACTTGGAATCTGTGGACTTGGAGAACGTAGCAGAGTGGAATAATATGCGTGTGAAACGGATACTTGTGGACTACATGTTAAGGATGTCTTACTATGAGACTGCTACGAAGCTGGCACAGAACAGTAATATAGAG GATCTTGTTGACATCGAGGTATTTCAAGAAGCAAAAAAGGTTATTGATGCTCTTCGTAATAAAGAGGTTGCTCCTGCTTTGGCCTGGTGTGCGGAGAACAAGTCCAGATTAAAGAGATCCAAG agcaaatttgaatttcaattgAGACTTCAAGAGTTCATTGAATTGGTTCGAGATGGAAACAACATGCGGGCTATCACCTATACCAGAAAATATCTTGCACCATGGGGAGCTACACATCTGAAAGAGTTGCAGCGGGTTTTTGCAACACTGGCTTTTAGGAGCAATACCGAATGCTTACAATACAAG GCTTTATTTGAACCAAAGCAATGGGATTTCCTAATGGATCAATTCAAGCAGGAGTTCTGTAGGATATACGGGATGACACTTGAGCCTTTGTTGAATATATATCTGCAAGCAGGCTTGTCGGCTTTGAAAACACC ATTCTGCTATGAAGATGATTGTCCAAAAGAGGACCCTTTGTCGCAGGAGGGCTTTCGTAAATTGGCATCTCCTTTACCATTCTCAAAGCAACACCATTCAAAGCTTGTTTGCTATATAACTAAAGAGATAATGGACACAGAAAACCCGCCTCTGGTGTTACCTAATGGCTATGTTTACAGCACTAAG GCTCTTGAAGAAATGGCCAGCAAAAACAACGGCAGCATTACTTGCCCAAGGACAGGAGAAGTATGTGACTATTCCCAAGTTGTGAAGGCATTTATTTCGTAA
- the LOC108223533 gene encoding glutathione S-transferase L3-like isoform X1, whose protein sequence is MAALSIYQHTALVSATSRNVCIDSVSPSSLKPSSRFYQNNLKIQSFPSSQHTLFSNYAPRRAVVSAVAANSVQEVLPPALDSTSEPPAIFDGTTRLYISYTCPYAQRTWITRNCKGLQDKIELVPIDLQNRPVWYKEKVYPPNKVPALEHNNEVKGESLNLIRYIDNNFEGPPLFPDDPVKKEFAEELLNYIDSFRKAVITFFKADEMSEAAAAFDYIETSLATYDDGPFFLGQFSLVDIAYAPFIERFQPFLLEFRQYDITKQRSKLAAWIEELNKIEGYTQTRRDPKEHVESYKKRFSVQI, encoded by the exons ATGGCAGCCCTAAGTATCTATCAACACACTGCACTCGTTTCTGCAACTTCAAGAAATGTATGTATTGACTCTGTCTCTCCCTCTTCTTTGAAACCATCGTCAAGATTCTATCAAAACAAtctaaagattcaatcttttccTAGTTCACAACATACCCTTTTCAGTAATTATGCTCCTCGTAGAGCTGTAGTTTCAGCAGTTGCAGCAAATAG TGTGCAGGAGGTTCTTCCACCTGCTCTTGATTCTACTTCAGAACCACCTGCAATATTTGATGGAACCACAAG GCTATACATATCTTACACTTGCCCGTATGCACAACGCACATGGATTACGCGTAACTGTAAG GGATTGCAAGACAAGATCGAGTTGGTTCCTATTGACCTACAAAACAGGCCAGTTTGGTATAAGGAGAAAGTTTACCCCCCAAACAAG gtTCCTGCTTTGGAACACAACAATGAGGTCAAGGGAGAAAGTCTTAATTTGATAAGATATATTGATAACAACTTTGAAGGGCCTCCACTTTTCCCAGAC GATCCTGTTAAGAAGGAGTTTGCAGAAGAACTACTAAACTACATTGACTCTTTCCGTAAAGCTGTAATAACATTTTTTAAGGCGGATGAAATGAGTGAAGCCG CTGCTGCCTTCGATTACATTGAAACTTCTCTCGCTACATATGATGATGGGCCATTTTTCCTTGGCCAGTTCAGTCTG GTGGACATAGCTTATGCTCCATTTATTGAAAGATTCCAGCCCTTCCTGCTGGAGTTTAGGCAGTATGATATTACCAAACAAAGATCGAAACTGGCAGCATGGATTGAG GAACTAAACAAAATTGAAGGATACACACAAACCAGACGTGATCCAAAGGAACATGTTGAAAGCTACAAAAAGCGTTTCTCG GTTCAGATTTGA
- the LOC108219667 gene encoding probable protein phosphatase 2C 38 isoform X1, giving the protein MVTTTWRKIVYPCWRPSTEGDGLFSNSFADDYGRSEGLLWYKDYGRHVYGDFSMAVVQANNIVEDQSQLVSGSMSSVDCGPQGTFVGVYDGHGGPEAARFINNHLFDNIKTIHGAEFTSQNEGMSADVINRAFLATEEEFLSLVRQQWAIQPQIASVGSCCLVGLICDGLLYIANAGDSRVVLGKLDNTFNEVKAVQLSAEHNASYESVRDELHSLHPDDSQIVVLKHMVWRVKGIIQVSRSIGDAYLKRSEFNRAPLLQKFRVREPFHKPILKAEPSIVVQKLYPEDQFLIFASDGLWEHLSNQEAVDIVNNSPRNGSARKLIKAALREAAKKREMRYSDLKQIERGVRRHFHDDITVIVLFLDSNLISQSPCNGPMLSVRGGGGIPNGVNNLI; this is encoded by the exons ATGGTGAcgacgacatggaggaaaattgTGTATCCCTGTTGGAGGCCTTCTACGGAAGGTGATGGCCTATTTAGTAATAGCTTTGCGGATGATTATGGAAGGAGTGAGGGGTTGTTGTGGTATAAGGACTATGGGCGTCATGTTTATGGTGATTTCTCTATGGCGGTAGTTCAAGCTAATAATATAGTGGAAGATCAAAGCCAGCTTGTATCTGGGTCGATGAGTTCAGTTGATTGTGGTCCGCAAGGGACATTTGTTGGAGTATATGATGGTCATGGAGGTCCAGAAGCAGCGCGTTTCATAAATAATCACCTGTTTGATAATATCAAGA CTATTCATGGTGCAGAATTCACATCACAGAATGAAGGAATGTCAGCTGATGTTATTAACAGAGCTTTTCTGGCAACTGAAGAGGAATTCCTGTCTCTTGTGAGACAGCAGTGGGCAATCCAGCCACAAATTGCTTCTGTAGGGTCATGCTGTTTGGTGGGTTTAATATGTGACGGATTGCTATATATCGCAAATGCTGGTGATTCTCGGGTTGTGTTAGGCAAATTAGATAACACCTTTAATGAGGTCAAAGCTGTTCAATTATCTGCTGAGCACAATGCAAGTTACGAGTCAGTTAGAGATGAATTGCACTCACTGCATCCAGATGATTCACAGATTGTAGTTTTGAAGCATATGGTTTGGCGTGTAAAGGGTATTATTCAG GTATCTAGGTCCATAGGTGACGCCTATCTGAAGAGATCAGAGTTTAACAGAGCGCCACTACTGCAGAAGTTTAGAGTACGGGAACCCTTCCACAAACCTATCCTAAAAGCTGAGCCATCAATTGTTGTTCAAAAACTCTACCCTGAAGACCAGTTTCTAATATTTGCATCAGATGGCCTGTGGGAGCATCTTAGCAATCAAGAGGCAGTTGATATTGTCAACAACAGCCCACGCAAT GGTAGTGCTAGGAAACTCATCAAAGCTGCACTTAGGGAAGCAGCAAAGAAAAGAGAAATGAGATACAGTGACCTGAAACAGATTGAAAGAGGGGTGAGAAGACATTTTCATGATGATATCACCGTGATAGTTTTGTTTCTTGACAGTAATCTGATTAGTCAGAGCCCCTGCAATGGACCAATGCTTTCGGTCCGAGGAGGGGGAGGTATACCTAATGGTGTGAATAACCTAATTTAA
- the LOC108219667 gene encoding probable protein phosphatase 2C 38 isoform X2: MVTTTWRKIVYPCWRPSTEGDGLFSNSFADDYGRSEGLLWYKDYGRHVYGDFSMAVVQANNIVEDQSQLVSGSMSSVDCGPQGTFVGVYDGHGGPEAARFINNHLFDNIKKFTSQNEGMSADVINRAFLATEEEFLSLVRQQWAIQPQIASVGSCCLVGLICDGLLYIANAGDSRVVLGKLDNTFNEVKAVQLSAEHNASYESVRDELHSLHPDDSQIVVLKHMVWRVKGIIQVSRSIGDAYLKRSEFNRAPLLQKFRVREPFHKPILKAEPSIVVQKLYPEDQFLIFASDGLWEHLSNQEAVDIVNNSPRNGSARKLIKAALREAAKKREMRYSDLKQIERGVRRHFHDDITVIVLFLDSNLISQSPCNGPMLSVRGGGGIPNGVNNLI; this comes from the exons ATGGTGAcgacgacatggaggaaaattgTGTATCCCTGTTGGAGGCCTTCTACGGAAGGTGATGGCCTATTTAGTAATAGCTTTGCGGATGATTATGGAAGGAGTGAGGGGTTGTTGTGGTATAAGGACTATGGGCGTCATGTTTATGGTGATTTCTCTATGGCGGTAGTTCAAGCTAATAATATAGTGGAAGATCAAAGCCAGCTTGTATCTGGGTCGATGAGTTCAGTTGATTGTGGTCCGCAAGGGACATTTGTTGGAGTATATGATGGTCATGGAGGTCCAGAAGCAGCGCGTTTCATAAATAATCACCTGTTTGATAATATCAAGA AATTCACATCACAGAATGAAGGAATGTCAGCTGATGTTATTAACAGAGCTTTTCTGGCAACTGAAGAGGAATTCCTGTCTCTTGTGAGACAGCAGTGGGCAATCCAGCCACAAATTGCTTCTGTAGGGTCATGCTGTTTGGTGGGTTTAATATGTGACGGATTGCTATATATCGCAAATGCTGGTGATTCTCGGGTTGTGTTAGGCAAATTAGATAACACCTTTAATGAGGTCAAAGCTGTTCAATTATCTGCTGAGCACAATGCAAGTTACGAGTCAGTTAGAGATGAATTGCACTCACTGCATCCAGATGATTCACAGATTGTAGTTTTGAAGCATATGGTTTGGCGTGTAAAGGGTATTATTCAG GTATCTAGGTCCATAGGTGACGCCTATCTGAAGAGATCAGAGTTTAACAGAGCGCCACTACTGCAGAAGTTTAGAGTACGGGAACCCTTCCACAAACCTATCCTAAAAGCTGAGCCATCAATTGTTGTTCAAAAACTCTACCCTGAAGACCAGTTTCTAATATTTGCATCAGATGGCCTGTGGGAGCATCTTAGCAATCAAGAGGCAGTTGATATTGTCAACAACAGCCCACGCAAT GGTAGTGCTAGGAAACTCATCAAAGCTGCACTTAGGGAAGCAGCAAAGAAAAGAGAAATGAGATACAGTGACCTGAAACAGATTGAAAGAGGGGTGAGAAGACATTTTCATGATGATATCACCGTGATAGTTTTGTTTCTTGACAGTAATCTGATTAGTCAGAGCCCCTGCAATGGACCAATGCTTTCGGTCCGAGGAGGGGGAGGTATACCTAATGGTGTGAATAACCTAATTTAA
- the LOC108221779 gene encoding leucine-rich repeat receptor-like serine/threonine-protein kinase At2g14510: protein MKKIGWIFLVSLALQLLSSSSRGPDTSRWQSIDCGSERSWEDRLLTWRSDYDYSQTGWNKLVGTNTTRDEFNTLRAFPNGSKDDCYNVPIDADMVRYIIRVGFYYGNYDGLSKPPTFDLFINNKKWTTINTSLNEGEPFYEEIIYPNKGSEFFKICLVQIQDGGIPFINSIETVGIFHTLYYEMDTNATYNLVTRINFGGPEVRYHPLTDERFNRIWSKGYTTYANVSGLPTIYAATSSNYPPESVMADAIESNASDPITLTIDLPQFTPQSAFIVLYIPQLVYTNKPNQTRSLKIEIDGKDQGTADTIGYNENTVVTKYPVTVSGPTINITLSRVNESSLPPMIAAMEVFTKLDMNVSAAAPEYFSFACSLILLFMLLSVA, encoded by the exons ATGAAGAAAATTGGATGGATATTTTTGGTATCCTTGGCTTTGCAGTTGCTTTCATCTTCTTCACGAG GTCCAGATACATCAAGGTGGCAGAGTATTGATTGTGGCAGCGAAAGAAGCTGGGAGGACAGGCTGCTCACATGGAGAAGTGATTATGATTACTCTCAGACTGGATGGAACAAACTAGTTGGCACAAATACAACCAGGGATGAATTTAACACCCTTCGGGCTTTCCCCAATGGATCAAAAGATGATTGTTACAATGTGCCTATTGATGCAGATATGGTCAGATATATTATCCGAGTGGGATTCTATTATGGCAACTATGATGGCCTCTCTAAACCTCCAACATTCGATCTCTTcattaacaacaaaaaatggACCACTATTAACACGTCACTAAATGAAGGTGAACCGTTTTATGAAGAGATCATATATCCTAACAAAGGATCAGAGTTCTTCAAGATTTGCCTGGTGCAAATTCAGGATGGAGGGATTCCATTTATTAACTCAATCGAAACTGTGGGAATATTTCATACATTGTATTATGAGATGGATACTAATGCCACATATAATCTTGTCACTAGGATCAACTTTGGGGGGCCAGAAGTCAG GTATCACCCACTGACTGATGAGAGATTTAACCGGATATGGAGCAAGGGATATACGACTTACGCCAATGTTTCTGGTTTACCTACAATTTATGCTGCCACATCCAGCAATTACCCTCCAGAATCTGTAATGGCAGATGCTATTGAATCTAATGCATCTGATCCAATCACCTTGACCATTGATCTTCCACAATTTACCCCGCAATCAGCCTTCATTGTTCTGTATATACCACAACTAGTTTACACTAATAAGCCTAACCAAACCAGATCATTAAAGATTGAAATTGATGGTAAGGATCAAGGGACCGCGGACACTATAGGTTATAATGAAAACACAGTGGTAACCAAGTACCCTGTGACAGTATCAGGCCCAACTATTAACATAACATTGTCACGTGTTAATGAGTCGAGTTTGCCACCAATGATTGCCGCGATGGAGGTGTTCACAAAATTGGATATGAATGTATCAGCAGCAGCACCAGAATATTTTTCCTTTGCATGTTCATTGATACTTCTTTTTATGCTTTTATCGGTGGCCTAA
- the LOC108219667 gene encoding probable protein phosphatase 2C 38 isoform X4 — protein sequence MSADVINRAFLATEEEFLSLVRQQWAIQPQIASVGSCCLVGLICDGLLYIANAGDSRVVLGKLDNTFNEVKAVQLSAEHNASYESVRDELHSLHPDDSQIVVLKHMVWRVKGIIQVSRSIGDAYLKRSEFNRAPLLQKFRVREPFHKPILKAEPSIVVQKLYPEDQFLIFASDGLWEHLSNQEAVDIVNNSPRNGSARKLIKAALREAAKKREMRYSDLKQIERGVRRHFHDDITVIVLFLDSNLISQSPCNGPMLSVRGGGGIPNGVNNLI from the exons ATGTCAGCTGATGTTATTAACAGAGCTTTTCTGGCAACTGAAGAGGAATTCCTGTCTCTTGTGAGACAGCAGTGGGCAATCCAGCCACAAATTGCTTCTGTAGGGTCATGCTGTTTGGTGGGTTTAATATGTGACGGATTGCTATATATCGCAAATGCTGGTGATTCTCGGGTTGTGTTAGGCAAATTAGATAACACCTTTAATGAGGTCAAAGCTGTTCAATTATCTGCTGAGCACAATGCAAGTTACGAGTCAGTTAGAGATGAATTGCACTCACTGCATCCAGATGATTCACAGATTGTAGTTTTGAAGCATATGGTTTGGCGTGTAAAGGGTATTATTCAG GTATCTAGGTCCATAGGTGACGCCTATCTGAAGAGATCAGAGTTTAACAGAGCGCCACTACTGCAGAAGTTTAGAGTACGGGAACCCTTCCACAAACCTATCCTAAAAGCTGAGCCATCAATTGTTGTTCAAAAACTCTACCCTGAAGACCAGTTTCTAATATTTGCATCAGATGGCCTGTGGGAGCATCTTAGCAATCAAGAGGCAGTTGATATTGTCAACAACAGCCCACGCAAT GGTAGTGCTAGGAAACTCATCAAAGCTGCACTTAGGGAAGCAGCAAAGAAAAGAGAAATGAGATACAGTGACCTGAAACAGATTGAAAGAGGGGTGAGAAGACATTTTCATGATGATATCACCGTGATAGTTTTGTTTCTTGACAGTAATCTGATTAGTCAGAGCCCCTGCAATGGACCAATGCTTTCGGTCCGAGGAGGGGGAGGTATACCTAATGGTGTGAATAACCTAATTTAA
- the LOC108223533 gene encoding glutathione S-transferase L3-like isoform X2 codes for MAALSIYQHTALVSATSRNVCIDSVSPSSLKPSSRFYQNNLKIQSFPSSQHTLFSNYAPRRAVVSAVAANRLYISYTCPYAQRTWITRNCKGLQDKIELVPIDLQNRPVWYKEKVYPPNKVPALEHNNEVKGESLNLIRYIDNNFEGPPLFPDDPVKKEFAEELLNYIDSFRKAVITFFKADEMSEAAAAFDYIETSLATYDDGPFFLGQFSLVDIAYAPFIERFQPFLLEFRQYDITKQRSKLAAWIEELNKIEGYTQTRRDPKEHVESYKKRFSVQI; via the exons ATGGCAGCCCTAAGTATCTATCAACACACTGCACTCGTTTCTGCAACTTCAAGAAATGTATGTATTGACTCTGTCTCTCCCTCTTCTTTGAAACCATCGTCAAGATTCTATCAAAACAAtctaaagattcaatcttttccTAGTTCACAACATACCCTTTTCAGTAATTATGCTCCTCGTAGAGCTGTAGTTTCAGCAGTTGCAGCAAATAG GCTATACATATCTTACACTTGCCCGTATGCACAACGCACATGGATTACGCGTAACTGTAAG GGATTGCAAGACAAGATCGAGTTGGTTCCTATTGACCTACAAAACAGGCCAGTTTGGTATAAGGAGAAAGTTTACCCCCCAAACAAG gtTCCTGCTTTGGAACACAACAATGAGGTCAAGGGAGAAAGTCTTAATTTGATAAGATATATTGATAACAACTTTGAAGGGCCTCCACTTTTCCCAGAC GATCCTGTTAAGAAGGAGTTTGCAGAAGAACTACTAAACTACATTGACTCTTTCCGTAAAGCTGTAATAACATTTTTTAAGGCGGATGAAATGAGTGAAGCCG CTGCTGCCTTCGATTACATTGAAACTTCTCTCGCTACATATGATGATGGGCCATTTTTCCTTGGCCAGTTCAGTCTG GTGGACATAGCTTATGCTCCATTTATTGAAAGATTCCAGCCCTTCCTGCTGGAGTTTAGGCAGTATGATATTACCAAACAAAGATCGAAACTGGCAGCATGGATTGAG GAACTAAACAAAATTGAAGGATACACACAAACCAGACGTGATCCAAAGGAACATGTTGAAAGCTACAAAAAGCGTTTCTCG GTTCAGATTTGA
- the LOC108219667 gene encoding probable protein phosphatase 2C 38 isoform X3: MVTTTWRKIVYPCWRPSTEGDGLFSNSFADDYGRSEGLLWYKDYGRHVYGDFSMAVVQANNIVEDQSQLVSGSMSSVDCGPQGTFVGVYDGHGGPEAARFINNHLFDNIKTIHGAEFTSQNEGMSADVINRAFLATEEEFLSLVRQQWAIQPQIASVGSCCLVGLICDGLLYIANAGDSRVVLGKLDNTFNEVKAVQLSAEHNASYESVRDELHSLHPDDSQIVVLKHMVWRVKGIIQVSRSIGDAYLKRSEFNRAPLLQKFRVREPFHKPILKAEPSIVVQKLYPEDQFLIFASDGLWEHLSNQEAVDIVNNSPRNFPFATVN; this comes from the exons ATGGTGAcgacgacatggaggaaaattgTGTATCCCTGTTGGAGGCCTTCTACGGAAGGTGATGGCCTATTTAGTAATAGCTTTGCGGATGATTATGGAAGGAGTGAGGGGTTGTTGTGGTATAAGGACTATGGGCGTCATGTTTATGGTGATTTCTCTATGGCGGTAGTTCAAGCTAATAATATAGTGGAAGATCAAAGCCAGCTTGTATCTGGGTCGATGAGTTCAGTTGATTGTGGTCCGCAAGGGACATTTGTTGGAGTATATGATGGTCATGGAGGTCCAGAAGCAGCGCGTTTCATAAATAATCACCTGTTTGATAATATCAAGA CTATTCATGGTGCAGAATTCACATCACAGAATGAAGGAATGTCAGCTGATGTTATTAACAGAGCTTTTCTGGCAACTGAAGAGGAATTCCTGTCTCTTGTGAGACAGCAGTGGGCAATCCAGCCACAAATTGCTTCTGTAGGGTCATGCTGTTTGGTGGGTTTAATATGTGACGGATTGCTATATATCGCAAATGCTGGTGATTCTCGGGTTGTGTTAGGCAAATTAGATAACACCTTTAATGAGGTCAAAGCTGTTCAATTATCTGCTGAGCACAATGCAAGTTACGAGTCAGTTAGAGATGAATTGCACTCACTGCATCCAGATGATTCACAGATTGTAGTTTTGAAGCATATGGTTTGGCGTGTAAAGGGTATTATTCAG GTATCTAGGTCCATAGGTGACGCCTATCTGAAGAGATCAGAGTTTAACAGAGCGCCACTACTGCAGAAGTTTAGAGTACGGGAACCCTTCCACAAACCTATCCTAAAAGCTGAGCCATCAATTGTTGTTCAAAAACTCTACCCTGAAGACCAGTTTCTAATATTTGCATCAGATGGCCTGTGGGAGCATCTTAGCAATCAAGAGGCAGTTGATATTGTCAACAACAGCCCACGCAAT TTTCCATTTGCTACAGTAAATTGA